The Dyella sp. 2HG41-7 sequence AGCCGATCGCTGCAGGTTGTCCCGCCGGAAGTTGCACGGGCACAACGCGCGCATCGTCGTGATCTTTCAAGAAATGCGCGATCACCGCTTCATTCTCTGCACGCAACAGCGAGCAGGTGACATAGACCAGACGTCCGCCCGGCGCGAGCAACGGCCACAGCCCCGCCAGAATTCGCTGTTGCTGCGCGACCAGCGTATCGATATCGCTGGCGCGACGATGCAGACGCACATCCGGTCGACGACGCAACACGCCAGTCGCCGAGCAAGGTGCGTCGATCAGGATGCGATCGAAAGCTTGCTTGTCCCACCAGGCGGAGGGATCGCCCGCATCGCCGATGCGCAGATCGGCCTGTAGACCTAGCCGCTCCAGGTTTTGACGAATGCGCGCAGCGCGCGGTGCGTCGAATTCGACAGCGGTAAGCGAAATATTCGCGCGTTCCAACACATGACACGCTTTCCCGCCCGGCGCGGCGCACGCGTCGAGCACGCGTTGACCATCGTGAATATCGAGCAGATCGGCCGCGACTTGCGCAGCGCCATCTTGCACGGCGAATAACCCATCGGAGAAGCCGGGCATGCGCGTCACATCGCTGCTATGCGGCAGCACGATGCCGTCGACCAGCCAGGGATGCGCGTCGGCGGTGTAACCGGCGGCGCGAAGTTGCTCAATCAGCACATCGCGCGCAGCACGGCGACGATTCGCGCGCAACATCAACGGCGGTTCGCGATTGCTATCGGCGAGCACGGCTTCCACGTGCGTGGGCCAATCGGTAGCGATGGTGTCGGTCAGCCACGGCGGAAGCGCGTAGCGCGTCTGTGCTTGCGCATCCAATTGGGCCAACAGCGTGACGCGTTCGCGCTGCCAGCGACGCAGGATGGCGTTCACCAATCCGGCCAGACGCGGACGGTTCAACGCGCGCACGGCCTCCACGGTAGCGGCGACGGCGGCGTAATCCTGCATTTGCAGAATTTCCAACTGCACGATGCCAAGCACCAGCAACGCATGCACTTCGGGTTCTTTGCGGCGCAGCGGTTTATCCAGCAAGCGATCGAGCGCGGCGTCGAAGCGCAACCACCAGCGCGCGCCATCGCTCAACAAAGCAGTAAGCAAGGCGCGGTCGCGTGGATCGCGCAGCTTCGGTGCGCGCTGATCCATCGCTTCGCGCAGCGATACGCCGCGTAGCGCGATATCCGCCAGCGCTTGCGCAGCGAGGGCGCGCGTGTCGTTCATCGCGCCTGACGCAATTCGGGACGTGCGTTGAGGTAATCGACCGCGCTGATGCGTTTGCCGCCCGCGCGTTGCAACGCCGCGACGCGCAATACGCCTTCGCCGCAGGCGATGTCGATGCCATCGCGTTGTGCGCCGATCACTTGTCCGGGCGTTGCATCGTGCGATTGATCGATGGCGCGAGCGGCCCAGATACGCACGTTTTCGCCGGCGATATCGCCTTCGGCGACGGGCCAGGGGTCGAACGCGCGTACTTGATGTTCCAGCGCGATCGCCGGCTTCGAAAAATCGAGGCGCGCTTCGGTTTTTTCCAACTTGTGCGCGTAGACCACGCCGTCATCGGATTGCGTCGTCGCATGCAGCATTTCGCCTGCCAACGTGCGGCGCAAACCTTCGGCGAGTACATCCGCGCCGAGAACGGAAAGACGATCGTGCAGCGTGCCGCCGGTGTCCTCACGCGTGATGACGGTGCGACGTTCGAGCAACACAGGGCCGGTATCGAGCCCAGCTTCCATCTGCATCAGATCGACGCCGGATTCTGCATCGCCGGCGAGAATCGCGCGTTGAATCGGCGCGGCGCCGCGCCAGCGTGGCAACAGACTTGCGTGTACGTTCCAACAACCGAGGCGCGGAATCGCGAGCACTTTGCGCGAAAGAATCAAACCGTATGCAACGACGACCATCAAGTCGGGGCGATACGCTTCCAACGTATTGCGCGCTTCGACGGTTTTCAGCGATTCGGGTTGCTCGACCGGAATATTTGCGGCGAGCGCCGCCTGCTTCACGGGACTGGGTGTGAGCTTGCGGCCACGGCCAGCGGGGCGATCCGGTTGCGTATAAACGGCAACGACTTCAGCGCCGCTCGCTCGGCATGCTTCAAGACATGGGACGGAGAATTCCGGCGTGCCCGCAAAAACAATGCGCAAGCTCACGCGCTCGCAGCCTGCTTGCGCTGCTTCTCCATGCGCTTGAGCAGGATCGAACGCTTGAGCGGCGACAAGTAATCGACGAACACCTTGCCGGCCAGATGATCCATCTCGTGCTGAATGCACACAGCGAGCGGACCTTCCACTTCCAGTTCGAAGGTTTTGCCTTCGACATCCTGCGCGCGCACTTTCACTTTCAACGCGCGGGTGACGTCGGCATAGATGCCGGGGAAGGACAAACATCCTTCCTGATACACCTGCGTGCCGTCCTTCTCCAGAATCTCCGCGTTGATCAACGCGAGGGGTTGGTTGCGCTCTTCGCTCATGTCCGCGACGAGCACGCGCTGGTGCACGTTGACCTGCGTCGCGGCGAGACCGACGCCGTTGGCGGCGTACATAGTCTCGAACATGTCATCGACGAACTGCTTCAATGCGGCGTCGAACGTGGTGACGGGCGCGGCTTTCGTGCGCAACCGGGGGTCGGGGAATTCGAGAATGGTCAGGACAGACATGAGCGGATTACCTCAGGCGCCGGAACTGCGGGCAATTTAATAAAAGCCCCGCCGCGCGCGGTCTAGAATATGGTTATTGTACGTGCTTCAACATGCTGTCGGCGCACGAATTTGCCAACTGGCTCGTGTTGCTTGGGTTAACGGTTCGGTTACACTCGCCCGAGCGTAGGGGGAGGGGGATTCCCGTTTATGATCAAAAAGTCCATTGGGCTGCTGGCCGGCATGCTGGTCACCGTGGCCGTCTATGCGGCTGGGGCTCAGCTTCGTGCCGATCACCCCGACAGCTATACCGTCCATCGGGGCGATACCCTGTGGGGCATCTCCGCCCGTTTCCTGTCCAAGCCTTGGCTATGGCCGGAAATCTGGCAGGCCAATCCCCAGGTTCGTAATCCGCACCTGATCTATCCGGGCGACGTGCTGGATCTGTCCTTTATCAATGGCGGGCCGGCGTTGCGTCTGGAGCCCTCCATGCATCGCGAAGGCGAGGCCATCCCCGCCGTTCCGCTCGATCAGATCAAGCAATTCTTGAAAGATTCGCGCGTGGTCGATCCGGACGAGGTGAAGAACGCCCCGTATGTGATGGGCTTCGAAGAAGGCGACCTCACGGGCACCGTCGGCCGCAATGTCTACGTGCGCAATCTCGACGCCAAGCCGGGCCAGCGCTGGGCGATCGTGCGTCCGACGCATGTGTTCCGCACCCATGGCGGTTCCGGCGCCGAGGAAAGCGACGGCATGACGGCCAACATCGCCGACAGCGACGTCGCCACCATCCGTACGCCCTGGAACGAAGAATGGGCCACCAGCGTCGACAACGTCACGCCGGATCATGCCTTCCGCGGCAAAACGCTGGGGATGGAAGTGACGGTGATCGGCGAGGCCGAAGTGCTGCGCGGCGGCGATCCGTCCACATTGCTGCTGCTCAATTCCATCGTGGAAATCCGCGCCGGCGATCGCTTGATGCCGATCGACGACAACCCGTACGACCCGTATTACTACCCGCATCCGCCGAAGAGCTCGCCCGATGGCGCGCGCGTGATCGCCTTTGCGCAAGAGCGCATGAGCCAGGTTGGCCCGTACGACGTGGTGGTGCTGTCGGTGGGTTCGAAAGACGGCGTCGACAACGGCACCACGTTCTCCTTGTGGCAGCCGGGCGAGCAGGTGCCCGACGACGTGGCGCACAGCAGCTTCAGTCGCTATGACCACAAGTTCGTGACGTTGCCGGACGAATACGTCGGCCACATGATGATCTTCCGCACCTTCGATCACGTCAGCTACGGCTTGGTGATGGACGGTCTGAAGCCGGTGAAGGTCGGCGCACGCGCGAAGATGCCCGAATAACGCGCCTTAGTTAGCGTAAATACCCACAGCACGGCGCGGTCAATCCGCGCCGTTGCCGTTTCTGGGCTCGCGTAGACTCGACGGATGAACGAGCAAGCGGAACTGCGCGATTGGTTGGTGGCGCTGCGCACGCCAGGTCTGGGCCCCGGCGGATTGCGCGAACGCCTCGCCGCGGCGGCTGGGAGTATCGGCGGCGTACTCAGTGATCTTCGACGTCATGCCTTCACCCTCGGCGCGGAAGCGCAGGCGTGGCTGGAACAGCCCGATGAGGCGCGTCTCGCCGCCGATTTTGCATGGTTGAGCGATCCACAGCATCGCCTGCTGCGCTGTACCGATGCGGATTTTCCGCCGCAGTTGGAAACCATTCCGCAGCCGCCGGTCGCGTTGTTCGTGGCCGGTGACGCCAGCTTGTTGCTGCATCCGCAGGTGGCGATCGTCGGCGCGCGCAGCGCCAGCGCGGCCGGGAAAACGAACGCACGCGCGTTCGCGCGGCATCTCGCGCTCGCCGGCTTTGTGGTCACCAGCGGTTTGGCGGACGGCATCGATGGCGCCGCGCACGAGGCGGCCTTGGAGGCAGGTCATCCCACGATTGCGGTAGTCGGCACGGGGCCGGATCTAGTCTATCCACGCAAGCATCGCGAGCTCTCCGGTCGCGTGACGGCGCAGGGCGCGCTGGTCAGCGAATTTCCACCAGGCACGGCAGCTCGGGCGGATCACTTTCCACGCCGCAACCGCATCATCGCGGGGTTGTCGCTGGGGACCGTGGTGATCGAGGCGGGGCTGCAGTCGGGCTCCCTGATCACCGCCCGGCTGGCGGGCGAACAGGGGCGGGAGGTGTTCGCCGTGCCCGGTTCCATCCATAATCCGCTCGCTCGCGGCTGCCACCGACTCATCAGGGACGGTGTGCGATTGGTCGAAAGCCCCACGGAAATTGCCGAAACCCTGGTTCCCGCTGCGCGGGCGCTCGGCGCCGACCTGGCGCAGCGCCTCGAACGGAACCCGGCGGCGCCTGTGGGGCGCGCTCAATCGGCGGCTGGCGGCTGGCGCGACGATCCGGAATACCAGCGGCTGCTGGACGTGCTCGGACACGATCCTATGGCTTTGGACGACCTGGCGACGCGCACCGGGCAGAGTGCCGCCGTCTTGTCATCCATGCTGCTCATGCTGGAGCTGGAAGGCTGCGTCGAGGGCTTGCCGGGTGGTCGCTATCAGCTTCTACCGGGTCTTTGATCTTGCCCAGAAGGCGCGCTAGACCTCGCTTTCACACGTACCAGCTTGACAGCCGTTAAGCCGGCGTGCCCCAACTATTAATAGGCGACCGTTCAGAAACGGCCGCACATGGACTTCTCGGAATCTCAAGCTACATGGCAAAGAACCTGCTCATCGTCGAGTCGCCGGCCAAGGCCAAGACGATCAACAAATACCTCGGCAAGGACTTCCAGGTCCTGGCCTCCTACGGTCACGTGCGCGACCTGAAGCCCAAAGAGGGCGCGGTCGACACGGACCACAACTTCGAAATGAAGTACGAGGTGATCGAGCGCAACGAGAAACACGTCGACGCCATCGCCAAGGCGGCCAAGGTCGCCGACGACATCTTCCTCGCGACCGACTTGGATCGCGAAGGCGAGGCGATCAGCTGGCACATCAGCGAGATCCTCAAGGAGCGCGGCCTCGCCAAAGGCAAGAAAATGCATCGCGTGGTGTTTTCGGAGATCACGCCCAAGGCGATCAAGGCCGCCGTCGCTGCACCGCGCGAACTTTCGCACGACATGGTGGACGCCCAGCAAGCGCGCCGCGCGCTGGACTATTTGGTCGGCTTCAACCTTTCGCCCGTGCTGTGGCGCAAAGTGCAGCGCGGTCTTTCCGCCGGTCGCGTGCAGAGCCCGGCGCTGCGCATGATCGTGGAGCGCGAAGAAGAAATCGAAGCCTTCGTAGCGCGCGAATACTGGACCGTGGAAGCGCAGCTCAAGCACGCCGACGGCGATTTCAGCGCGCGCCTCACCAAGCTCAACGGCAAGAAATTCGAACAGTTCGACCTGACCAACGAAACCGATGCGATGGCGGCGCGCGCCGCGCTGAAAGAAGCCGCGCACGGCAGCCTCACGGTCAGCGAAGTCGGCAGCAAGGAACGCAAGCGCCGTCCTGCGCCGCCGTTCACCACGTCGACCTTGCAACAGGAAGCCGCGCGCAAACTCGGCTTCGGCACCACGCGCACGATGAAAATCGCGCAAGGGTTGTACGAAGGCGTGAGCATCGGCAGCGAAGGCAATGTCGGTCTGATCACCTACATGCGTACCGACTCCACCGCGCTCTCGGGCGACGCGCTCGGCGAACTGCGCCAGCTCATTGCGCGCGACTACGGCAAAAAAGCGGTGCCGGATCATCCGCAGGTGTATCGCACCAAATCCAAGAACGCGCAGGAAGCGCACGAAGCGATTCGTCCCACTTCCGCCATGCGCACGCCGCGCGAAGTGGCCGCGTTCCTTACCGATGATCAGCGCAAGTTGTACGAATTGATCTGGAAGCGCACGGTCGCGTGCCAGATGATTCACGCCACGATGAACACCGTGTCGGTGGATTTCGATCTCAAGCATGTGAAAGGCGGCGATGCGGCGTTTCGCGCGACCGGCACCACGGTGATCGATCCGGGCTTTCTTGCCGTGTACGAAGAAGGTCGCGATCAGAAATCCGCCGAGGACGACGACGAAGGTCGTCGCTTGCCGAAACTCGTCAAGGGCGAGCAGGTTCCGCTGCAGGACGTTCTCGCCGATCAGCATTTCACCGAGCCGCCGCCGCGTTATTCCGAAGCGAGTTTGGTGAAGGCGCTGGAGGAATACGGCATCGGTCGTCCGTCCACGTACGCCAGCATCATTCAAGTGCTGCAGAACCGCGAATACGTGTTGTTGGACAATCGCCGCTTCCGTCCCACCGACGTGGGTCGCGCGGTCAGCAAATTCCTGACGCAGCACTTTACGCAATACGTCGACTACGACTTCACCGCCAAGCTCGAAGACGAGCTCGACGCGGTGAGCCGCGGCGAAGAAGCGTGGGTGCCGCTGATGCGCCGCTTCTGGGAACCGTTCAAGCAGCAGGTGGAAGAAAAAACCGAATCGGTCGATCGCAGCGAAGCCACCGGCGCGCGCGAACTCGGCACCGATCCCAAGAGCAACAAACCCGTTTCCGTGCGCCT is a genomic window containing:
- the dprA gene encoding DNA-processing protein DprA yields the protein MNEQAELRDWLVALRTPGLGPGGLRERLAAAAGSIGGVLSDLRRHAFTLGAEAQAWLEQPDEARLAADFAWLSDPQHRLLRCTDADFPPQLETIPQPPVALFVAGDASLLLHPQVAIVGARSASAAGKTNARAFARHLALAGFVVTSGLADGIDGAAHEAALEAGHPTIAVVGTGPDLVYPRKHRELSGRVTAQGALVSEFPPGTAARADHFPRRNRIIAGLSLGTVVIEAGLQSGSLITARLAGEQGREVFAVPGSIHNPLARGCHRLIRDGVRLVESPTEIAETLVPAARALGADLAQRLERNPAAPVGRAQSAAGGWRDDPEYQRLLDVLGHDPMALDDLATRTGQSAAVLSSMLLMLELEGCVEGLPGGRYQLLPGL
- the fmt gene encoding methionyl-tRNA formyltransferase, with protein sequence MRIVFAGTPEFSVPCLEACRASGAEVVAVYTQPDRPAGRGRKLTPSPVKQAALAANIPVEQPESLKTVEARNTLEAYRPDLMVVVAYGLILSRKVLAIPRLGCWNVHASLLPRWRGAAPIQRAILAGDAESGVDLMQMEAGLDTGPVLLERRTVITREDTGGTLHDRLSVLGADVLAEGLRRTLAGEMLHATTQSDDGVVYAHKLEKTEARLDFSKPAIALEHQVRAFDPWPVAEGDIAGENVRIWAARAIDQSHDATPGQVIGAQRDGIDIACGEGVLRVAALQRAGGKRISAVDYLNARPELRQAR
- a CDS encoding DNA topoisomerase I, with the translated sequence MAKNLLIVESPAKAKTINKYLGKDFQVLASYGHVRDLKPKEGAVDTDHNFEMKYEVIERNEKHVDAIAKAAKVADDIFLATDLDREGEAISWHISEILKERGLAKGKKMHRVVFSEITPKAIKAAVAAPRELSHDMVDAQQARRALDYLVGFNLSPVLWRKVQRGLSAGRVQSPALRMIVEREEEIEAFVAREYWTVEAQLKHADGDFSARLTKLNGKKFEQFDLTNETDAMAARAALKEAAHGSLTVSEVGSKERKRRPAPPFTTSTLQQEAARKLGFGTTRTMKIAQGLYEGVSIGSEGNVGLITYMRTDSTALSGDALGELRQLIARDYGKKAVPDHPQVYRTKSKNAQEAHEAIRPTSAMRTPREVAAFLTDDQRKLYELIWKRTVACQMIHATMNTVSVDFDLKHVKGGDAAFRATGTTVIDPGFLAVYEEGRDQKSAEDDDEGRRLPKLVKGEQVPLQDVLADQHFTEPPPRYSEASLVKALEEYGIGRPSTYASIIQVLQNREYVLLDNRRFRPTDVGRAVSKFLTQHFTQYVDYDFTAKLEDELDAVSRGEEAWVPLMRRFWEPFKQQVEEKTESVDRSEATGARELGTDPKSNKPVSVRLGRYGPYAQIGDKDTDEKLQFASLRPGQSMHTITLEEALELFKLPRKLGQAENGDEVSVGVGRFGPFVKQGSTYASLKAEDDPYTIELPRALQIVQEKLELLANRIIKDFGNGVQVLNGRFGPYITDGEKNARIPKDQEPKELTETQCLELLAAAPVKKGRFGKKTATAKAAPAAKKAAAKKAPAKKTVTKKAATKKTAAKKAATKKTATKKAAAKKAKA
- a CDS encoding LysM domain-containing protein, with amino-acid sequence MIKKSIGLLAGMLVTVAVYAAGAQLRADHPDSYTVHRGDTLWGISARFLSKPWLWPEIWQANPQVRNPHLIYPGDVLDLSFINGGPALRLEPSMHREGEAIPAVPLDQIKQFLKDSRVVDPDEVKNAPYVMGFEEGDLTGTVGRNVYVRNLDAKPGQRWAIVRPTHVFRTHGGSGAEESDGMTANIADSDVATIRTPWNEEWATSVDNVTPDHAFRGKTLGMEVTVIGEAEVLRGGDPSTLLLLNSIVEIRAGDRLMPIDDNPYDPYYYPHPPKSSPDGARVIAFAQERMSQVGPYDVVVLSVGSKDGVDNGTTFSLWQPGEQVPDDVAHSSFSRYDHKFVTLPDEYVGHMMIFRTFDHVSYGLVMDGLKPVKVGARAKMPE
- the def gene encoding peptide deformylase, with the translated sequence MSVLTILEFPDPRLRTKAAPVTTFDAALKQFVDDMFETMYAANGVGLAATQVNVHQRVLVADMSEERNQPLALINAEILEKDGTQVYQEGCLSFPGIYADVTRALKVKVRAQDVEGKTFELEVEGPLAVCIQHEMDHLAGKVFVDYLSPLKRSILLKRMEKQRKQAASA
- the rsmB gene encoding 16S rRNA (cytosine(967)-C(5))-methyltransferase RsmB; protein product: MNDTRALAAQALADIALRGVSLREAMDQRAPKLRDPRDRALLTALLSDGARWWLRFDAALDRLLDKPLRRKEPEVHALLVLGIVQLEILQMQDYAAVAATVEAVRALNRPRLAGLVNAILRRWQRERVTLLAQLDAQAQTRYALPPWLTDTIATDWPTHVEAVLADSNREPPLMLRANRRRAARDVLIEQLRAAGYTADAHPWLVDGIVLPHSSDVTRMPGFSDGLFAVQDGAAQVAADLLDIHDGQRVLDACAAPGGKACHVLERANISLTAVEFDAPRAARIRQNLERLGLQADLRIGDAGDPSAWWDKQAFDRILIDAPCSATGVLRRRPDVRLHRRASDIDTLVAQQQRILAGLWPLLAPGGRLVYVTCSLLRAENEAVIAHFLKDHDDARVVPVQLPAGQPAAIGWQILPGDDDLDGMYYAVLERR